In Heliangelus exortis chromosome 18, bHelExo1.hap1, whole genome shotgun sequence, a single genomic region encodes these proteins:
- the SIRT3 gene encoding NAD-dependent protein deacetylase sirtuin-3, mitochondrial isoform X3, producing MERGSRRGAGLLAAAWRSLWERSPRDGSSSSRGGPGGLAQLSPCSGASGGAAGSRIPGTRPLSLAAAARALWGVGRWGGGGGQQQLTLQDVAELLGQEQCRRVVVMAGAGISTPSGIPDFRSPGSGLYSNLEQYDIPYPEAIFELRYFFINPKPFFTLAKELYPGSYRPNYAHYFLRLLHDKGLLLRLYTQNIDGLERAAGIPPDRLVEAHGTFATATCTACRRNFPGEDFRVEPFASLAGAVGRSVPRVLLNRDLVGPFAWQQRHNDVTQLGDVVSGVEKLVELLGWSEEMRVLIQKEKEKLDAKDK from the exons ATGGAGCGGGGGTCCCGGCGGGGCGCGGGGCTGCTGGCGGCGG CATGGAGGAGCCTGTGGGAGCGCAGCCCCcgggatggcagcagcagcagccgcgGGGGCCCGGGGGGTCTGGCCCAGCTCTCCCCGTGCTCCGGAGCCAGcggaggggcagcagggag CAGGATCCCAGGGACCAGGCCCCTCTCCTTGGCCGCTGCAGCCAGAGCCCTGTGGGGCGTGGGCAggtggggaggtggtggtgggcagcagcagctgaccCTGCAGGACGTGGCAGAGCTGTTGGGGCAGGAGCAGTGTCGGCGGGTGGTGGTgatggcaggagcagggatcagcacccccagcgGCATCCCGGATTTCAG gtCCCCAGGGAGCGGTCTCTACAGTAACCTGGAGCAGTACGACATCCCCTACCCAGAAGCCATCTTCGAGCTGAGGTATTTCTTCATTAACCCAAAGCCTTTCTTCACCTTGGCCAAGGAGCTCTACCCTGGCAGTTACAGACCCAACTATGCCCACTACTTCCTGAGGCTCCTGCACGACAAAGGGCTCCTCCTGCGCCTCTACACCCAGAACATCGATGGGCTGGAGCGAG CTGCTGGCATCCCTCCTGACAGGCTGGTGGAAGCCCACGGCACCTTTGCCACTGCCACCTGTACCGCCTGCCGCAGGAACTTCCCCGGAGAGGACTTCAGG GTGGAGCCCTTTGccagcctggcaggagctgtgggcagATCCGTGCCCAGAGTCCTCCTCAACCGGGACCTGGTGGGACCCTTCGCCTGGCAGCAGCGCCACAACGATGTGACCCAGCTCGGGGACGTGGTCAGCGGGGTGGAGAAGctggtggagctgctgggatggagTGAGGAGATGAGAGTGCTgatccagaaggaaaaagaaaag ctgGATGCAAAAGACAAATAG
- the SIRT3 gene encoding NAD-dependent protein deacetylase sirtuin-3, mitochondrial isoform X2 has product MERGSRRGAGLLAAAWRSLWERSPRDGSSSSRGGPGGLAQLSPCSGASGGAAGRIPGTRPLSLAAAARALWGVGRWGGGGGQQQLTLQDVAELLGQEQCRRVVVMAGAGISTPSGIPDFRSPGSGLYSNLEQYDIPYPEAIFELRYFFINPKPFFTLAKELYPGSYRPNYAHYFLRLLHDKGLLLRLYTQNIDGLERAAGIPPDRLVEAHGTFATATCTACRRNFPGEDFRGDVLADRVPRCPVCSGVIKPDIVFFGEELPQRFLLYLTDFPRADLLFIIGTSLEVEPFASLAGAVGRSVPRVLLNRDLVGPFAWQQRHNDVTQLGDVVSGVEKLVELLGWSEEMRVLIQKEKEKLDAKDK; this is encoded by the exons ATGGAGCGGGGGTCCCGGCGGGGCGCGGGGCTGCTGGCGGCGG CATGGAGGAGCCTGTGGGAGCGCAGCCCCcgggatggcagcagcagcagccgcgGGGGCCCGGGGGGTCTGGCCCAGCTCTCCCCGTGCTCCGGAGCCAGcggaggggcagcagggag GATCCCAGGGACCAGGCCCCTCTCCTTGGCCGCTGCAGCCAGAGCCCTGTGGGGCGTGGGCAggtggggaggtggtggtgggcagcagcagctgaccCTGCAGGACGTGGCAGAGCTGTTGGGGCAGGAGCAGTGTCGGCGGGTGGTGGTgatggcaggagcagggatcagcacccccagcgGCATCCCGGATTTCAG gtCCCCAGGGAGCGGTCTCTACAGTAACCTGGAGCAGTACGACATCCCCTACCCAGAAGCCATCTTCGAGCTGAGGTATTTCTTCATTAACCCAAAGCCTTTCTTCACCTTGGCCAAGGAGCTCTACCCTGGCAGTTACAGACCCAACTATGCCCACTACTTCCTGAGGCTCCTGCACGACAAAGGGCTCCTCCTGCGCCTCTACACCCAGAACATCGATGGGCTGGAGCGAG CTGCTGGCATCCCTCCTGACAGGCTGGTGGAAGCCCACGGCACCTTTGCCACTGCCACCTGTACCGCCTGCCGCAGGAACTTCCCCGGAGAGGACTTCAGG GGGGATGTCCTGGCAGACAGGGTCCCTCGCTGCCCTGTCTGCTCTGGTGTCATCAAACCCGACATCGTCTTCTTCGGCGAGGAGCTCCCGCAGCGCTTCCTCCTCTACCTGACAGACTTCCCCAGGGCAGACCTGCTTTTCATCATTGGAACATCCCTGGAG GTGGAGCCCTTTGccagcctggcaggagctgtgggcagATCCGTGCCCAGAGTCCTCCTCAACCGGGACCTGGTGGGACCCTTCGCCTGGCAGCAGCGCCACAACGATGTGACCCAGCTCGGGGACGTGGTCAGCGGGGTGGAGAAGctggtggagctgctgggatggagTGAGGAGATGAGAGTGCTgatccagaaggaaaaagaaaag ctgGATGCAAAAGACAAATAG
- the SIRT3 gene encoding NAD-dependent protein deacetylase sirtuin-3, mitochondrial isoform X1: MERGSRRGAGLLAAAWRSLWERSPRDGSSSSRGGPGGLAQLSPCSGASGGAAGSRIPGTRPLSLAAAARALWGVGRWGGGGGQQQLTLQDVAELLGQEQCRRVVVMAGAGISTPSGIPDFRSPGSGLYSNLEQYDIPYPEAIFELRYFFINPKPFFTLAKELYPGSYRPNYAHYFLRLLHDKGLLLRLYTQNIDGLERAAGIPPDRLVEAHGTFATATCTACRRNFPGEDFRGDVLADRVPRCPVCSGVIKPDIVFFGEELPQRFLLYLTDFPRADLLFIIGTSLEVEPFASLAGAVGRSVPRVLLNRDLVGPFAWQQRHNDVTQLGDVVSGVEKLVELLGWSEEMRVLIQKEKEKLDAKDK; encoded by the exons ATGGAGCGGGGGTCCCGGCGGGGCGCGGGGCTGCTGGCGGCGG CATGGAGGAGCCTGTGGGAGCGCAGCCCCcgggatggcagcagcagcagccgcgGGGGCCCGGGGGGTCTGGCCCAGCTCTCCCCGTGCTCCGGAGCCAGcggaggggcagcagggag CAGGATCCCAGGGACCAGGCCCCTCTCCTTGGCCGCTGCAGCCAGAGCCCTGTGGGGCGTGGGCAggtggggaggtggtggtgggcagcagcagctgaccCTGCAGGACGTGGCAGAGCTGTTGGGGCAGGAGCAGTGTCGGCGGGTGGTGGTgatggcaggagcagggatcagcacccccagcgGCATCCCGGATTTCAG gtCCCCAGGGAGCGGTCTCTACAGTAACCTGGAGCAGTACGACATCCCCTACCCAGAAGCCATCTTCGAGCTGAGGTATTTCTTCATTAACCCAAAGCCTTTCTTCACCTTGGCCAAGGAGCTCTACCCTGGCAGTTACAGACCCAACTATGCCCACTACTTCCTGAGGCTCCTGCACGACAAAGGGCTCCTCCTGCGCCTCTACACCCAGAACATCGATGGGCTGGAGCGAG CTGCTGGCATCCCTCCTGACAGGCTGGTGGAAGCCCACGGCACCTTTGCCACTGCCACCTGTACCGCCTGCCGCAGGAACTTCCCCGGAGAGGACTTCAGG GGGGATGTCCTGGCAGACAGGGTCCCTCGCTGCCCTGTCTGCTCTGGTGTCATCAAACCCGACATCGTCTTCTTCGGCGAGGAGCTCCCGCAGCGCTTCCTCCTCTACCTGACAGACTTCCCCAGGGCAGACCTGCTTTTCATCATTGGAACATCCCTGGAG GTGGAGCCCTTTGccagcctggcaggagctgtgggcagATCCGTGCCCAGAGTCCTCCTCAACCGGGACCTGGTGGGACCCTTCGCCTGGCAGCAGCGCCACAACGATGTGACCCAGCTCGGGGACGTGGTCAGCGGGGTGGAGAAGctggtggagctgctgggatggagTGAGGAGATGAGAGTGCTgatccagaaggaaaaagaaaag ctgGATGCAAAAGACAAATAG
- the PSMD13 gene encoding 26S proteasome non-ATPase regulatory subunit 13: MKDVPGFLQQSQSSGPGQAAVWHRLEELYNKKLWHQLTLQVLDFVQDPCFAQGDGLIKLYENFISEFEHRVNPLSLVEIILHVVRQMTDPNVALTFLEKTREKVKSSDEAVILCKTAIGALKLNIGDLQVTKETIEEVEEMLNNLPGVTSVHSRFYDLSSKYYQTIGNHASYYKDALRFLGCIDVKDLPVSEQQERAFTLGLAGLLGEGVYNFGELLMHPVLESLRSTDRQWLIDTLYAFNSGNVETFQALKSAWGQQPDLAANEALLLQKIQLLCLMEMTFTRPANHRQLTFEEIAKSAKVTVNEVELLVMKALSVGLVKGSIDEVDKKVHMTWVQPRVLDLQQIKGMKDRLEFWCTDVRSMEMLVEHQAHDILT; encoded by the exons ATGAAGGACGTGCCGGgcttcctgcagcagagccagagctcGGGGCCGGGGCAGGCCGCCGTCTGGCACCGCCTGGAGGAGCTCTACAACAAGAA GCTCTGGCACCAGCTGACTCTGCAGGTTTTGGACTTCGTGCAGGACCCGTGCTTTGCCCAAGGAGATGGGCTCATCAAG CTCTACGAGAACTTCATCAGTGAGTTTGAGCACAG GGTGAACCCCTTGTCCCTGGTGGAGATCATCCTCCATGTGGTCAGGCAGATGACAG ATCCCAACGTGGCCCTGACTTTCCTGGAAAAGACTCgagaaaag gTGAAGAGCAGTGATGAGGCTGTCATCCTGTGCAAGACTGCCATCGGGGCACTCAAGCTGAACATTGGGGACCTGCAGGTCACCAAG GAGACGAttgaggaggtggaggagatgCTGAACAACCTGCCCGGGGTCACCTCTGTGCACAGCCGCTTCTACGACCTCTCCAGCAAGTATTACCAGACCATTGGCAACCACGCCTCCTACTACAAGGATGCTCTGCGCTTCCTGGGATGCATCGACGTCAAGGATCTGCCAG tctcaGAACAGCAGGAGAGAGCCTTTaccctggggctggcagggctccTGGGGGAAGGTGTCTATAACTTCGGGGAGCTG ctcatGCACCCGGTGCTGGAGTCTCTGAGGAGCACTGACAGGCAGTGGCTGATTGACACCCTCTATGCCTTCAACAGTGGCAACGTGGAGACCTTCCAGGCTCTGAAATCAGCCTGGGGGCAGCAG CCAGATCTGGCTGCAAATGAAGCGCTCCTGCTGCAGAAGATTCAGCTGTTATGTCTTATGGAG ATGACTTTCACCCGACCAGCCAACCACAGGCAGCTCACTTTTGAGGAGATTGCCAAGAGTGCCAAAGTCACTGTGAATGAG GTGGAACTGCTGGTGATGAAGGCACTCTCAGTGGGCTTGGTGAAGGGCAGCATTGATGAAGTGGACAAGAAAGTCCACATGACATGGGTCCAACCACGTGTGTTGGATTTGCAACAG ATCAAAGGGATGAAGGACCGCCTGGAATTCTGGTGCACAGATGTGAGGAGCATGGAGATGTTGGTGGAGCACCAAGCTCACGACATCCTGACCTAG